One genomic window of Arachis hypogaea cultivar Tifrunner chromosome 8, arahy.Tifrunner.gnm2.J5K5, whole genome shotgun sequence includes the following:
- the LOC112706555 gene encoding disease resistance protein RML1A, producing the protein MASSPSITYDVFLSFRGTDTRRGILSHLVKAFNQKQIETYVDYMLREGTEISHSLLTAIEQSQISLIIFSQDYASSRWCLDELVTIMKCRKQNGQIAIPVFYEVDPSWVRHQKGSYQDAFANHEKTSSQDKVQIWRQALNQAANLSGLHSSNFGNDAEFIEEIVKRVLQRLNQAYQCDPKEFVGIHEPIAELESVLCRESKAVLVVGLWGMGGIGKTTLASNIFNRLQYEFQGVCFLENVRERVQRYGMTHLKKELLSKLLEEKDVVPFIMPDGITNFAKRRLSRKAILLVLDDVNDPDQLEDLCGRGFEWFGPTTRIIVTTRDKHVLLVKQVDHIHEVKPLNDDESLKLFNLNAFKQNYDIERDQDHAELAMKLVTYANGIPLALKVLGSSLYGRSKEEWESQLSKLEKIPHVKIQNILRVSYNDLDRHDQNIFLYIACFFETDNAEQIKCLLDSCGYSTAIGLRNLHDKALISIAPKSMAMHDLIRDMGREVVREESPSNPGNRSRLWDPVDIYEVLKYNRGTETVESITFDMKNIDMYLSLHPRAFARMYKLKFLRISCSWTRHGECLLRVPQGIESLSDELRLLEWNACPLKSLPSSFCAENLVKLMMMDSGLEKLWDGVQNIVNLKEVYLQGSRKLMELPDLSRALKLQVLNISECVSLRQVPSSIASCHNLLELNLSRCYELGSFHHCIYLESLKILFLDSCINLREFSLLLSTDSDTLPAKATAAMALENISLVDCCNLSLLPHNIGMLSSLKYLSLCRSYITCLPESIKHLSLLKSLNLRGCQMLQSLPELPSSITELDVIDCTSLETTTPSTFAYSDEQIETEIFAFANCIKLDHLTKKGIMEDACMRIKRAANTCLAAIKENEDDDRRALLVNPHYHYKVQGCLRENEIENEDGREYQYHHRVQFCLPGKQVPSWFTHRSRNKETMMTIELVLPHRASNDRFLGFILCVVVPKKGSSGILGCKYCIESVEYSSWWNPSPRVGVIDNVFLWYVGECCIDIVREMKENVCKLKVSFQFSIGGKIWTRDISQCGVHPIYASNVFKQGVVVTHMDDDNKNECDIEEQEQLP; encoded by the exons ATGGCTTCTTCTCCTTCCATTACTTATGATGTGTTCTTGAGTTTCAGAGGCACAGACACTCGGCGCGGTATTCTTAGCCATTTGGTTAAGGCTTTCAATCAAAAGCAAATTGAAACATATGTAGATTACATGCTGAGGGAAGGAACTGAAATATCACACTCACTCCTTACAGCCATTGAACAATCTCAAATCTCTTTGATCATATTCTCCCAAGACTATGCTTCTTCCAGATGGTGCTTGGATGAACTTGTGACAATAATGAAATGCAGAAAACAAAATGGTCAAATCGCAATACCTGTTTTCTATGAAGTGGATCCATCTTGGGTACGCCATCAAAAGGGAAGTTATCAGGATGCATTTGCTAATCACGAGAAAACTTCATCACAGGACAAGGTTCAAATCTGGAGACAAGCTCTAAACCAAGCTGCCAATTTGTCAGGATTACATTCATCAAATTTTGG GAATGATGCTGAATTCATTGAAGAAATTGTGAAACGTGTGTTGCAAAGGTTGAACCAAGCATACCAATGTGATCCAAAAGAATTTgttggaattcatgaaccaaTTGCAGAGCTAGAATCAGTATTGTGCAGGGAATCGAAAGCTGTTCTTGTTGTCGGACTTTGGGGCATGGGCGGTATTGGTAAGACAACCCTAGCTAGTAATATTTTCAACAGATTGCAATATGAATTTCAAGGTGTATGCTTTTTGGAGAATGTAAGGGAGAGAGTTCAGAGATATGGCATGACTCATTTgaagaaagagcttctttctAAACTACTAGAGGAAAAAGATGTAGTCCCTTTCATCATGCCTGATGGAATAACCAATTTTGCCAAAAGAAGACTTAGTCGAAAGGCAATTCTTCTTGTTCTTGATGATGTCAATGATCCAGACCAATTGGAAGATTTATGTGGAAGAGGGTTTGAATGGTTTGGACCAACTACTAGAATTATAGTAACAACTAGGGATAAGCATGTATTACTTGTTAAACAAGTTGATCACATACATGAGGTTAAGCCATTGAATGACGATGAATCTCTCAAGCTTTTTAATTTGAATGCCTTCAAACAAAACTATGACATTGAAAGAGACCAAGATCATGCTGAGCTGGCCATGAAGCTGGTTACTTATGCTAATGGCATTCCATTGGCTTTGAAAGTTTTGGGCTCCTCTCTTTATGGAAGAAGCAAAGAAGAGTGGGAAAGTCAACTGTCTAAacttgagaaaattcctcatGTCAAAATTCAGAATATATTGAGAGTGAGTTACAATGACTTGGATCGTCatgatcaaaatatttttttatacattgcATGTTTCTTTGAAACAGATAATGCAGAACAGATAAAATGTCTACTTGATTCTTGTGGATATTCAACAGCCATTGGGTTGAGAAATCTTCATGATAAAGCTCTTATTTCCATTGCACCAAAAAGTATGGCAATGCATGATTTGATTCGTGACATGGGCCGCGAAGTAGTTCGCGAAGAATCTCCGAGTAATCCTGGAAATCGTAGTAGATTATGGGATCCCGTTGACATCTATGAAGTATTGAAATATAACAGG GGAACTGAAACTGTTGAAAGCATAACATTCGACATGAAAAACATTGACATGTATTTGAGTTTGCATCCCCGGGCATTTGCAAGAATGTACAAGTTGAAGTTTTTGAGAATCAGTTGTTCTTGGACGAGGCATGGGGAATGTCTGTTGCGTGTTCCTCAAGGTATTGAGTCTCTTTCAGACGAGTTGAGACTTTTGGAATGGAATGCATGTCCTTTGAAATCTTTGCCATCATCTTTTTGTGCTGAAAACCTTGTTAAACTTATGATGATGGATAGCGGGTTAGAAAAGCTTTGGGATGGTGTCCAG AATATTGTAAATTTAAAGGAAGTATATCTTCAAGGATCTAGGAAGCTAATGGAGCTGCCGGATTTATCTAGAGCCTTAAAGCTTCAAGTATTAAACATTTCTGAGTGTGTGAGTCTGCGCCAAGTTCCCTCATCTATTGCATCATGCCACAATCTACTTGAGCTCAACTTAAGTAGATGTTACGAACTTGGCAGTTTCCATCACTGCATCTATCTAGAATCTCTCAAAATACTCTTCCTTGACAGCTGCATAAATCTCAGAGAGTTCTCATTATTATTGTCCACTGACAGTGACACATTGCCAGCCAAAGCCACAGCCGCAATGGCACTTGAAAATATAAGTTTGGTTGATTGTTGTAATCTTTCTCTGCTGCCACACAACATAGGCATGCTCTCATCATTGAAGTACTTGTCACTTTGTCGGAGCTACATAACTTGCTTGCCCGAAAGCATCAAGCATTTGTCACTGCTGAAATCACTCAACTTGAGGGGTTGTCAGATGCTTCAGTCCTTGCCGGAGCTTCCATCTTCTATTACAGAATTAGATGTTATTGACTGCACCTCATTAGAGACTACTACTCCATCTACATTTGCCTACTCCGACGAGCAGATTGAGACCGAAATCTTTGCTTTTGCCAACTGCATAAAGTTAGACCATCTTACAAAGAAAGGGATTATGGAAGATGCGTGTATGAGAATAAAGAGAGCAGCGAATACTTGTCTAGCAGCAATAAAAGAAAACGAGGACGATGATAGAAGAGCATTACTTGTTAATCCACACTATCACTACAAGGTTCAGGGTTGCTTGCGAGAGAACGAGATTGAGAACGAGGATGGAAGAGAATATCAATATCATCACAGGGTTCAGTTTTGTTTGCCTGGAAAACAAGTTCCAAGTTGGTTCACTCATAGAAGTAGAAACAAAGAAACCATGATGACTATTGAACTTGTCCTTCCTCATCGTGCTTCGAATGACAGGTTTTTGGGTTTCATCTTATGTGTTGTTGTTCCTAAAAAGGGCAGTTCAGGAATCTTGGGATGTAAGTATTGCATTGAAAGTGTGGAGTATAGCAGCTGGTGGAACCCAAGTCCGAGGGTCGGTGTTATTGACAATGTGTTTTTGTGGTATGTGGGGGAATGCTGCATTGATATAGTgagagaaatgaaagaaaatgtaTGTAAGTTGAAGGTTTCATTTCAATTCTCCATTGGAGGCAAGATTTGGACAAGGGACATAAGCCAGTGTGGTGTCCACCCGATTTATGCCTCCAATGTGTTCAAACAAGGGGTTGTGGTGACGCACATGGATGATGACAATAAGAATGAATGTGATatagaagaacaagaacaactTCCTTGA
- the LOC112706561 gene encoding alcohol dehydrogenase 1, with protein sequence MSSTTAGQVIKCRAAVAWEEGKPLAVEEVEVAPPEAGEVRLKILYTSLCHSDLYFWKSKGGRNLLFPRILGHEAAGIVESIGEGVTNLKPGDHVLPVFTGECGECRSCKSEESNLCEVLRLNTDTGVMLSDGKSRFSKDGKPIYHFLGTSTFSEYTVSHAKCVIKINPAAPLDKVCVLSCGICTGLGATLNVAKPKPGSTVAVFGLGAVGLAAAEGARLASASRIIGVDILSSRQEQAKSFGITDFVNPKDHDKPVQQVIVEMTDGGVDRALECTGHVEAAIAAFESVHDGWGVAVLVGLPSSEDEFKTKSINLLYERTVKGTFYGNYKPLSDIPSVVEKYMNKELELEKFITHSIPFSEINKSFDLMLKGESIRCLICMEG encoded by the exons ATGTCTAGCACTACAGCTGGTCAAGTCATCAAGTGCAGAG CTGCGGTTGCATGGGAAGAAGGGAAGCCACTGGCCGTAGAAGAAGTAGAGGTAGCACCACCAGAGGCTGGTGAAGTTCGCTTGAAGATCCTCTACACTAGTCTTTGTCATTCTGATCTCTACTTCTGGAAGAGCAAG GGGGGTAGGAATTTGTTGTTTCCTCGCATACTCGGTCATGAAGCTGCAGG GATTGTGGAGAGCATAGGGGAGGGTGTGACAAATCTGAAGCCAGGAGATCATGTGCTACCTGTGTTCACCGGAGAGTGTGGCGAATGCCGAAGCTGCAAGTCTGAAGAGAGCAACCTCTGTGAAGTCCTCAGGCTCAACACTGATACTGGTGTCATGCTAAGTGATGGAAAATCAAGATTCTCCAAAGATGGAAAACCCATTTACCACTTCCTTGGAACTTCCACATTCAGTGAATACACTGTCTCACATGCTAAGTGTGTTATAAAGATCAACCCTGCTGCCCCACTTGACAAAGTTTGTGTTCTCAGTTGTGGAATCTGCACAG GACTTGGTGCAACCTTAAATGTGGCAAAACCAAAGCCCGGTTCTACTGTTGCTGTCTTTGGATTGGGAGCAGTTGGTCTTGCT GCTGCTGAAGGGGCAAGGCTTGCTAGTGCATCAAGAATCATTGGAGTTGATATACTTTCCAGCAGACAGGAACAGG CCAAAAGTTTTGGAATCACTGACTTTGTGAACCCAAAAGATCATGACAAACCTGTGCAACAG GTAATTGTTGAAATGACCGATGGAGGAGTTGATCGCGCTCTAGAATGCACTGGACACGTAGAAGCCGCGATTGCAGCATTTGAATCTGTTCATGAT GGTTGGGGTGTTGCTGTGCTTGTTGGGCTGCCAAGCAGTGAAGATGAATTCAAAACAAAATCCATCAACTTATTGTATGAGAGGACTGTTAAGGGTACCTTCTATGGAAACTACAAACCACTCTCTGATATTCCCTCTGTTGTGGAGAAGTACATGAACAAA GAGCTAGAATTGGAGAAATTCATCACTCACTCAATCCCATTCTCTGAGATCAATAAATCATTTGATTTAATGCTGAAAGGAGAGTCAATTAGGTGCCTCATCTGCATGGAAGGCTGA
- the LOC112706565 gene encoding uncharacterized protein, translating to MNLGAAKEESTPEVHVPADIDWQKLDKSKFFFLGAALFSGVSAALYPVVVLKTRQQVAQSQVPCIKTAFSVISHEGFRALYRGFGTSLMGTIPARAMYMAALEITKSNVGTATVRFGIAEPTAATIANAVAGLSAAMAAQLVWTPVDVVSQRLMVQGGSNARQYANGIDAFRKILRTDGPRGLYRGFGISILTYAPSNAVWWASYSVAQRMVWGGVGYYLCSNKKDDGETTNELRPDSKTVMAVQGVSAAMAGGMSALITMPLDTIKTRLQVLDGDENGNGRRVPTVVQTVRNLVKEGGWMACYRGLGPRWASMSLSATTMITTYEFLKRLSTKNQDVLT from the coding sequence ATGAACTTGGGTGCTGCCAAGGAAGAATCGACACCAGAGGTTCATGTCCCAGCCGATATTGATTGGCAGAAGCTCGATAAATCCAAGTTCTTCTTCCTCGGCGCAGCACTTTTCTCTGGGGTTTCAGCAGCACTGTACCCCGTTGTGGTATTGAAAACGAGGCAGCAAGTTGCTCAGTCCCAAGTTCCTTGCATCAAGACTGCATTTTCAGTGATTAGCCATGAGGGTTTTCGAGCATTGTATAGAGGGTTTGGTACCTCTTTGATGGGAACAATCCCTGCTAGAGCCATGTACATGGCTGCTTTAGAGATCACTAAGAGTAATGTAGGCACTGCCACTGTTAGGTTTGGGATAGCTGAGCCGACTGCAGCCACGATCGCCAATGCGGTGGCCGGACTGAGTGCAGCCATGGCAGCTCAGCTTGTGTGGACCCCAGTCGACGTAGTGAGCCAGAGGCTAATGGTTCAAGGTGGTTCCAATGCAAGACAATATGCCAATGGGATTGATGCATTCAGGAAGATTCTCAGAACAGATGGTCCTAGAGGGTTGTACAGAGGTTTTGGGATATCAATTTTGACATATGCACCTTCAAATGCTGTTTGGTGGGCTTCATATTCTGTTGCACAGAGAATGGTTTGGGGTGGTGTTGGATACTACTTGTGCAGCAATAAGAAGGATGATGGTGAGACAACAAACGAACTGAGGCCGGATTCGAAGACAGTAATGGCAGTTCAGGGAGTCAGTGCAGCAATGGCTGGTGGCATGTCCGCATTAATCACCATGCCATTGGATACAATTAAGACAAGGCTGCAGGTCTTGGATGGTGATGAGAATGGCAATGGGCGTAGAGTACCAACGGTTGTTCAGACAGTGAGGAATTTAGTTAAGGAAGGTGGTTGGATGGCATGTTACAGAGGTTTGGGACCAAGATGGGCTTCAATGTCTTTGTCTGCAACAACAATGAT